Proteins from one Natrinema salinisoli genomic window:
- a CDS encoding GNAT family N-acetyltransferase, producing the protein MRGGLSLRRYRQGDGSRVRELHETAMRDVDAYTEGVADDDLEAVSETYLEGGGEFLVGEIDERIVAMGAFRPIDETDSLDRDVSERSGSTVELTRVRVDPDHQRYGYGRRLCAELEDRARSQGVTHIVLDTTAKQTAARRLYESMGYEETHRGRIEDFGDPFTLIVYEKSLVGDE; encoded by the coding sequence ATGAGGGGCGGGCTATCGCTCCGTCGCTACCGGCAGGGAGACGGTTCACGCGTGCGAGAACTCCACGAGACTGCGATGCGAGACGTCGATGCCTATACCGAAGGCGTCGCGGACGACGACCTCGAGGCCGTCAGCGAGACCTACCTCGAGGGAGGCGGCGAGTTCCTCGTCGGAGAGATCGACGAGAGAATCGTCGCGATGGGCGCGTTTCGACCGATCGACGAGACGGACTCCCTCGACCGGGACGTTTCGGAGCGGTCGGGTTCGACGGTCGAATTGACTCGAGTGCGCGTCGACCCCGACCACCAGCGGTACGGCTACGGGCGACGGCTCTGTGCCGAACTCGAGGACCGCGCTCGGTCGCAGGGAGTCACGCACATCGTCCTCGATACTACGGCGAAACAGACGGCGGCGCGTCGACTCTACGAGTCGATGGGGTACGAGGAGACGCACCGCGGGCGGATCGAGGACTTCGGCGATCCGTTCACGCTGATCGTTTACGAAAAATCGCTCGTCGGCGACGAGTGA